Proteins found in one Candidatus Gorgyraea atricola genomic segment:
- a CDS encoding formate/nitrite transporter family protein, with protein sequence MNNLFLTPLEISKTIRNIGEKKASETIFELFIFGILAGIYISFGASVATSVLSGGTLDPGVAKFLAGSVFSVGLMLVLILGSELFTGNILMTIGLIYRKYSFMKVLRSWLVVYLGNLLGAVLIGWLVYKAGLLGSAGDLTSTGEVAVKIAEGKMQLTFTEALCRGILCNMLVCLAVIMSIASRTVTGKIFGIYFPIMVFVASGYEHSVANMYFLPAALMVKGEFASEFLTIFNNLIPVTIGNIIGGLLIVLLHPKVEEKIARLILRKK encoded by the coding sequence ATGAATAACCTGTTCCTGACGCCGCTTGAGATATCAAAGACCATACGTAATATTGGAGAGAAAAAAGCGAGCGAAACAATATTTGAGTTATTCATCTTTGGTATTCTCGCAGGGATCTATATCTCGTTTGGCGCGAGTGTCGCAACGAGTGTATTAAGCGGGGGTACGCTGGACCCGGGCGTGGCAAAATTTCTGGCAGGGAGCGTGTTTAGCGTCGGGCTCATGCTGGTGTTGATCCTTGGCTCAGAACTCTTTACTGGTAATATACTCATGACTATAGGGCTTATCTACAGGAAATATTCCTTTATGAAGGTCCTGCGCAGCTGGCTGGTCGTATACTTGGGAAATCTGTTGGGTGCTGTGCTTATTGGCTGGCTGGTATATAAAGCTGGGTTACTTGGTAGCGCTGGAGACCTTACATCAACAGGGGAAGTTGCTGTAAAAATAGCTGAGGGAAAAATGCAACTGACTTTCACAGAGGCGCTATGCCGGGGAATATTGTGTAATATGCTTGTGTGTCTAGCAGTAATTATGTCTATTGCTTCAAGGACAGTTACAGGTAAGATCTTCGGGATCTACTTCCCTATCATGGTATTTGTGGCATCAGGCTATGAGCATTCTGTTGCCAATATGTATTTTCTGCCAGCAGCCCTTATGGTAAAGGGTGAATTCGCATCAGAGTTCCTTACTATCTTCAACAACCTGATCCCAGTAACAATCGGAAATATCATAGGAGGGCTTTTGATCGTCCTCCTGCATCCAAAGGTCGAGGAAAAAATCGCCCGCCTGATCCTGAGGAAGAAATAA
- a CDS encoding Na/Pi symporter — MVKITIAILYLIVYNPLMQKKALITSCRLLFVIGCVYLFLVSIGLMGIAFKGFGKEFAENLIRATSNPFVGLFIGILATSIMQSSSTTTSILVGMVASGTLTVTNAIPIVMGANIGTTITNTLVALAHVTRREEFRRAITGATLHDFFKLLCVSILFPLEIATGFIEKIATKLAVSFSNVGGVKFTSPVKAATKPVIDLIKDSLTKLHIPENIVYILLLTISVALLFFCLYFIVRMMKSLVIGRVEIVFNNVFGKSAILGILAGLIFTAIIQSSSITTSLMVPLVASGILTVETIYPIIMGANIGTTVTAILASLATGNILAISVAFSHLVFNLICVLFVYPVPVLRNIPIKLSKWMGNLAFKKRRYAIIYTLSVYFLIPGLLIFISRFFK; from the coding sequence ATGGTGAAAATAACAATTGCAATTCTTTATTTGATAGTTTACAATCCCCTTATGCAGAAAAAGGCACTCATTACCTCCTGCCGGTTACTCTTTGTAATAGGATGTGTCTATCTATTCCTGGTTTCTATTGGCCTTATGGGCATAGCCTTTAAAGGTTTTGGCAAGGAATTTGCTGAAAATCTCATACGCGCCACCTCAAATCCATTCGTAGGCCTATTTATAGGTATCCTGGCAACAAGTATAATGCAGTCTTCATCCACGACCACTTCTATCCTGGTAGGCATGGTAGCTTCTGGAACGCTCACTGTCACTAACGCCATCCCTATTGTCATGGGAGCCAACATAGGAACCACGATAACTAATACACTTGTGGCCCTGGCTCATGTGACACGACGCGAAGAATTCAGGCGCGCGATAACAGGGGCAACACTGCATGACTTTTTTAAACTTCTATGCGTATCCATCCTGTTCCCTCTTGAAATAGCAACAGGCTTTATAGAAAAAATAGCGACCAAGCTGGCTGTTTCATTCTCTAATGTCGGTGGTGTAAAATTTACAAGCCCTGTAAAAGCAGCTACAAAACCAGTCATAGATCTTATAAAAGACAGCCTTACAAAATTACACATCCCGGAAAATATAGTATATATATTACTATTAACGATCTCTGTGGCGCTCCTTTTTTTCTGCCTCTATTTTATTGTACGGATGATGAAATCCCTTGTTATAGGGCGAGTGGAGATTGTTTTTAATAATGTCTTTGGTAAAAGCGCGATTTTGGGGATCCTGGCTGGGCTTATTTTTACTGCCATAATACAGAGTAGCTCTATTACTACTTCTCTAATGGTCCCTCTAGTCGCGTCTGGCATTCTGACAGTAGAAACTATTTACCCTATTATTATGGGCGCGAATATCGGTACTACAGTCACCGCGATACTTGCTTCACTTGCCACAGGTAACATTCTCGCTATATCTGTCGCATTTTCTCATCTTGTCTTTAACCTGATATGTGTCCTCTTTGTATATCCTGTGCCTGTATTAAGAAACATACCTATAAAGTTATCAAAGTGGATGGGTAATCTCGCTTTCAAGAAACGAAGATACGCGATAATATATACATTATCTGTTTACTTCCTGATTCCAGGGCTATTGATATTTATCTCAAGGTTTTTTAAATAA
- a CDS encoding DUF3047 domain-containing protein, with protein sequence MKKGKGIYIFIFVLSLVLIYYANAGNLPKWFIFDEKSALKEWQEKVFKNKVLYSVEEGLKDGYLSARSDQACSGLFYRIGFSPKTLPMISWQWKVVKFPEKKGSGMATEKSGWIEKDDYAARVYVIFPSLNFRRTKSIEYIWDEHLPEGTVMTSPYFKNIKLIVVESGAGNMDQWVFERRNIYEDYKKAFGKAPFGNVGAIALMTDTDNTLSTAEALYKDIKVGYKDE encoded by the coding sequence ATGAAAAAAGGTAAGGGAATCTATATTTTTATATTTGTCCTATCGTTAGTATTGATATATTATGCCAATGCTGGCAATTTGCCCAAGTGGTTTATTTTTGATGAAAAGAGCGCGCTTAAAGAATGGCAGGAAAAGGTATTTAAGAACAAGGTCCTGTATTCAGTGGAAGAAGGGCTAAAAGATGGATATCTTTCAGCCAGGAGCGACCAGGCCTGCTCGGGCCTATTTTATAGGATAGGTTTTAGTCCTAAAACACTTCCCATGATAAGCTGGCAGTGGAAGGTAGTGAAGTTTCCTGAGAAAAAAGGATCTGGCATGGCTACTGAGAAAAGCGGATGGATAGAAAAGGATGATTATGCCGCGAGGGTCTATGTCATATTTCCGAGCCTGAATTTCAGGAGAACGAAGAGCATTGAATATATATGGGATGAGCATTTACCAGAGGGTACAGTAATGACAAGCCCATATTTTAAGAATATCAAGCTTATTGTAGTTGAATCAGGCGCAGGAAACATGGATCAATGGGTGTTTGAGCGCCGCAATATCTACGAAGACTATAAAAAGGCGTTTGGCAAGGCCCCTTTTGGGAATGTTGGGGCAATTGCCCTCATGACTGATACGGATAATACATTGTCCACTGCTGAGGCATTGTATAAAGACATAAAAGTGGGGTATAAAGATGAATAA
- a CDS encoding PhoU domain-containing protein, translated as MFKNLLQFWKGKDFLTEVLEEFKGMLDDTHKMFESVCSKLIYNKEEPGLKNRIYDIDRRVNELQKNIRKRIVEHLSLQPSVDMSTSLILMSVVKDAERLGDYAKNLFEVIGLLEKPINKDAYVRLFNHTEKEILELFNKAKAAFMESDEEEARKSWEFETRIKKCCNEVVEKAARSKLSVNEAVCFALMARHFKRIAAHLTNIATSVIVPLSELDYFDEKRRDEK; from the coding sequence ATGTTTAAAAATCTATTACAATTCTGGAAAGGCAAAGACTTTTTAACCGAGGTGCTGGAAGAATTTAAAGGCATGCTGGACGATACACATAAGATGTTCGAGTCTGTCTGCAGCAAGCTCATCTACAACAAAGAAGAGCCTGGCCTTAAAAACAGGATATATGACATTGACAGGAGAGTAAATGAACTGCAAAAGAATATCAGAAAAAGGATAGTTGAGCACCTTTCCCTTCAGCCTTCTGTTGATATGTCGACAAGCCTTATATTGATGAGCGTAGTAAAAGACGCTGAAAGATTAGGGGATTACGCCAAAAATCTTTTCGAAGTAATAGGCCTTCTTGAAAAACCAATAAATAAGGATGCCTACGTAAGATTATTTAATCACACTGAGAAGGAAATACTTGAATTATTTAATAAGGCAAAGGCGGCCTTTATGGAATCGGATGAGGAAGAAGCCAGGAAATCATGGGAATTTGAAACCAGGATAAAAAAATGCTGCAATGAAGTAGTGGAAAAGGCAGCTAGGAGTAAATTAAGCGTAAACGAGGCCGTGTGTTTTGCTTTGATGGCAAGGCATTTTAAGCGTATAGCAGCTCACCTGACTAATATAGCGACCTCTGTAATAGTCCCTCTTTCTGAACTGGACTATTTTGACGAAAAAAGAAGGGATGAAAAATGA
- the hflC gene encoding protease modulator HflC, translated as MKPAINIAIGILVMVVLFFLSGAIYTIDETQQVVITQFGEPIGEPIIVAGLHFKVPFIQQANYFEKRILQWDGNPNQIPTKDKRYIWVDTTARWKIVDSLKFMQSVTSEVGAHARLDDIVDSATRDYITSHDLVEIVRNSNSLIERLQTGEQDEIKASDEALETIKVGRDGITRGILEQASEIMPQYGIELVDVRIKRINYVSDVRDKVYERMISERKRAAERFRSEGQGKKREIEGQMQKELKQIRSEAYKTAEEIKGKGDASAIAIYADAYNKDSEFYSFLKTLETYKNTIDSDTMIIFSPDSDYLDYFNTAE; from the coding sequence ATGAAACCAGCGATAAATATTGCAATAGGTATCTTAGTAATGGTGGTGCTTTTTTTCTTGAGCGGAGCAATTTATACGATTGATGAAACACAGCAGGTGGTCATTACACAGTTCGGAGAGCCAATAGGAGAACCTATTATAGTGGCAGGGCTTCATTTTAAAGTACCTTTTATCCAGCAGGCAAATTATTTTGAAAAACGCATTCTTCAGTGGGATGGTAACCCGAACCAGATCCCTACTAAGGATAAGAGATACATATGGGTGGATACAACAGCGCGATGGAAGATAGTGGATTCCCTTAAATTTATGCAGTCAGTGACAAGTGAAGTCGGTGCGCACGCAAGATTGGACGATATAGTGGATTCCGCGACAAGGGATTATATCACAAGCCACGACCTTGTTGAGATCGTGCGCAATTCAAATAGCTTGATAGAAAGGCTGCAGACCGGCGAGCAGGATGAGATAAAGGCATCTGACGAGGCGCTTGAGACAATAAAGGTTGGCAGGGATGGTATTACACGCGGAATACTGGAGCAGGCTAGTGAGATAATGCCGCAGTATGGCATAGAGCTTGTGGACGTAAGGATAAAGAGGATAAACTATGTAAGTGATGTGCGCGACAAGGTTTATGAGAGGATGATATCTGAAAGAAAAAGGGCAGCTGAGAGATTTCGCTCAGAGGGCCAGGGCAAAAAAAGAGAGATAGAAGGCCAGATGCAGAAAGAGCTGAAGCAGATCCGCTCAGAGGCATACAAGACAGCAGAAGAGATAAAGGGAAAGGGCGATGCAAGCGCAATAGCGATCTACGCGGACGCCTATAATAAAGACTCAGAGTTCTACTCCTTTTTAAAGACACTCGAGACTTACAAAAACACTATAGACAGCGACACAATGATCATCTTTAGCCCAGACAGCGACTACCTGGACTATTTCAACACTGCGGAATAG
- a CDS encoding amino acid permease, with protein sequence MKQGLKKELKLIDIFCVATGAMISSGLFILPGLAFAKAGPAVIISYIIAGVLCIPTLLSKAELITAMPKAGGDYFYIMRGFGPLLGTVAGFSSWFSLSLKGTFALVGMGAYLSLVTNIPLNIIAVMCCLFFIVLNLLGVKEAGRFQVFLVAGLLGILTLYVIWGAKTVNPMNFSPFFAKGVGSIFATASFVFISYGGLTKVAALAEEVENPGKNLPLGMILSIIVTSIVYTLVIFVTIGVLNPDVLKGTLIPISEGAGVFGGNVLKILISVAAFFAFVSTANSGLMTASRYPLGMSRDKLLPHYFQKINQKRKVPYVAILFTGFFMILALLFLRLELLVKIASSILILLYIFANLTVILFRESKIVSYKPKFRSPFYPYIQVLGIIGGLFLLIEMGANILFLTMLFLLLGFAWYKIYGQKEAGRDSALIYMLENLVAKDKDFASDNLLTELKDIVIQRDKVTEDRFHKMIEDSKVLDIEEPHDMEYFFKKVSEDLAKDLNIHPQELVEKFIEREKESSTVLRKGLAIPHIVVQGKNIFKIMLVRAKAGIIFPGDKLAHIIFILIGSQDERNLHLKVLAAIAQITEGADFDKKWFEARNTDELKNIILLAERRRFH encoded by the coding sequence ATGAAGCAGGGTTTGAAGAAAGAGCTCAAGTTAATCGATATATTCTGCGTGGCTACAGGGGCTATGATTTCCTCGGGTCTATTTATCCTTCCTGGCCTGGCCTTTGCCAAGGCAGGGCCAGCAGTGATCATCTCCTATATAATAGCTGGAGTTTTATGTATCCCGACTCTCTTGAGCAAGGCAGAGCTCATAACAGCCATGCCCAAGGCAGGCGGCGATTATTTTTATATAATGCGCGGGTTTGGCCCGCTTTTAGGAACAGTGGCTGGTTTTAGCTCATGGTTTTCCTTGAGTCTTAAAGGCACGTTCGCTCTGGTAGGCATGGGCGCGTATCTAAGTTTAGTAACAAATATACCTTTAAATATAATCGCTGTCATGTGCTGTTTATTTTTTATCGTGCTGAATCTTTTGGGCGTAAAAGAGGCAGGCAGGTTCCAGGTATTTCTGGTTGCAGGGCTTTTGGGCATCCTTACTCTTTATGTTATCTGGGGCGCAAAGACAGTAAATCCAATGAATTTTTCTCCATTTTTTGCCAAAGGTGTGGGATCTATTTTTGCAACAGCGAGCTTTGTCTTTATATCTTACGGCGGCCTGACTAAGGTGGCCGCGCTGGCTGAAGAGGTAGAGAATCCAGGCAAGAATTTACCTCTAGGCATGATACTTTCTATCATAGTCACTTCTATTGTTTACACACTGGTGATCTTTGTGACCATAGGAGTCCTGAATCCGGATGTTTTAAAGGGGACACTGATTCCCATATCTGAGGGCGCGGGTGTTTTTGGTGGTAATGTTTTAAAGATATTAATAAGCGTTGCCGCTTTTTTTGCATTTGTCTCCACCGCGAATTCAGGCCTTATGACAGCGTCGAGATATCCTCTTGGCATGAGCAGGGATAAGCTACTCCCTCATTATTTTCAAAAGATAAATCAAAAAAGAAAAGTGCCATACGTAGCGATTTTATTCACAGGCTTTTTTATGATCCTGGCGCTTTTATTTTTAAGGTTAGAACTTTTGGTCAAGATCGCGTCCAGCATCCTGATTCTCCTTTATATATTTGCTAATCTTACTGTGATCTTATTCAGAGAAAGTAAGATCGTAAGCTACAAGCCGAAATTTCGTTCTCCTTTTTATCCATACATCCAGGTCTTAGGAATAATAGGAGGCCTTTTTCTTTTGATCGAGATGGGAGCGAATATTCTTTTTCTGACAATGCTTTTTCTCCTGCTGGGATTTGCCTGGTACAAAATCTATGGCCAGAAAGAAGCTGGCAGGGATTCAGCGCTTATATATATGCTGGAAAATCTGGTGGCCAAAGACAAGGATTTTGCCTCAGATAATCTTTTAACTGAGTTAAAGGATATAGTTATCCAGCGTGACAAGGTCACAGAAGACAGGTTCCACAAGATGATAGAAGATAGCAAGGTCTTGGACATAGAAGAGCCTCATGACATGGAATATTTTTTCAAAAAGGTCTCAGAGGACTTGGCAAAGGACTTAAATATACATCCGCAGGAACTGGTGGAGAAGTTTATAGAGAGAGAAAAGGAGTCAAGTACTGTTCTTAGAAAAGGCCTGGCGATCCCGCACATAGTTGTTCAAGGAAAGAATATTTTTAAGATTATGTTAGTCAGGGCAAAGGCAGGCATTATATTCCCTGGCGATAAACTTGCCCACATAATATTTATCCTCATCGGCTCCCAAGACGAGCGAAACCTCCACCTAAAGGTCCTTGCCGCGATCGCCCAGATCACAGAAGGCGCAGACTTTGACAAAAAGTGGTTCGAAGCCCGCAACACCGACGAGCTAAAGAACATAATCCTCCTAGCCGAACGCCGTCGCTTCCACTAA
- a CDS encoding saccharopine dehydrogenase C-terminal domain-containing protein, producing MKFNGKLLIIGCGSVSQCAIPIVLKLIDMPAKNVTIMDFVDNRGRVKDSLDKGVNYIMDRVTSENYRELLAKYAGPGDMIIDLAWNIDCVSIVQWCRENQVLYVNTSVEEWDPYKDMERNDPAKYTLYSRHMELRNKITGWNDRGTITAIVDHGANPGLVSHFTKNALLGITEKILKETPKDPRKKELEKALEDKNFAKLAQTTGVKTIHISERDTQITNKPKEVNEFVNTWSIEGFFEEGVAPAELGWGTHEHYVPKKAFFHKVGPQNQICLGTIGMKTWVRSWVPCGEITGMVIRHGEAFSISDRLTVWDNGKAVYRPTVHYAYCPSNAAINSLHELEMRQFHLQEKQRIMSDEIIDGRDELGVLLMGHDFKSWWCGSLLDIHSSRKLIPHQQATTMQVAISVVTAAMWMIQNPKRGFLLPDDIDHEFILKNSMPYIEPFVSEAVDWTPLKNLNTKFTKFDIPKPKDEDVWQFTTFLVNPRERLNSYDTRTMQPQVAKV from the coding sequence ATGAAATTTAATGGCAAGCTTTTGATTATTGGGTGCGGGTCTGTGTCACAATGCGCCATTCCTATAGTATTAAAACTTATCGACATGCCGGCAAAAAATGTTACCATAATGGATTTTGTCGATAATCGCGGTCGTGTAAAAGATTCTCTGGATAAAGGCGTGAATTATATCATGGACAGAGTAACGTCTGAAAACTACCGAGAGCTCCTCGCAAAATACGCCGGCCCGGGCGACATGATCATAGACCTCGCATGGAACATCGATTGCGTAAGCATTGTCCAATGGTGCCGCGAGAATCAAGTCTTATACGTAAACACCTCTGTCGAGGAATGGGATCCCTATAAAGATATGGAAAGAAATGATCCGGCAAAGTATACGCTTTACTCCAGACACATGGAACTTCGCAATAAAATCACCGGGTGGAATGACAGAGGCACGATCACTGCTATTGTAGATCATGGCGCAAATCCAGGGCTTGTATCGCATTTTACAAAAAACGCGCTTCTGGGTATCACTGAAAAGATCCTGAAAGAAACACCAAAAGATCCAAGAAAAAAAGAATTAGAAAAAGCTCTCGAGGATAAAAATTTTGCAAAGCTGGCGCAGACTACAGGCGTTAAGACGATCCACATAAGCGAACGCGACACGCAGATCACTAATAAACCAAAAGAAGTAAATGAGTTTGTCAACACATGGAGCATTGAAGGATTTTTCGAAGAAGGTGTTGCGCCTGCAGAGCTTGGCTGGGGAACGCATGAGCATTATGTCCCTAAAAAGGCCTTCTTCCACAAGGTAGGTCCACAAAATCAGATTTGCCTTGGCACTATCGGCATGAAGACATGGGTGAGGTCATGGGTGCCATGCGGCGAGATAACAGGAATGGTAATCCGTCACGGAGAAGCATTCAGCATCTCGGACCGACTCACTGTGTGGGACAATGGAAAAGCAGTCTACAGGCCTACTGTGCACTATGCATATTGCCCGTCCAATGCTGCTATAAACTCACTCCATGAGCTCGAGATGAGACAGTTTCACCTTCAGGAAAAGCAAAGAATCATGAGCGACGAGATTATAGACGGCAGAGACGAGTTAGGTGTCTTACTTATGGGCCATGATTTTAAATCGTGGTGGTGTGGAAGTCTCTTAGATATACATAGCTCGCGCAAACTTATCCCTCATCAGCAGGCTACCACAATGCAGGTCGCGATATCTGTTGTGACAGCTGCAATGTGGATGATCCAGAATCCAAAAAGAGGATTTTTGCTGCCAGATGACATAGATCACGAGTTTATCCTTAAAAACTCCATGCCTTATATAGAGCCTTTTGTCTCAGAGGCAGTGGACTGGACGCCATTAAAAAATCTAAACACTAAATTTACTAAGTTCGATATCCCTAAGCCAAAAGATGAGGATGTCTGGCAGTTCACGACATTCCTGGTCAATCCTAGAGAAAGACTAAACTCATATGACACAAGGACGATGCAGCCACAAGTCGCAAAAGTCTAA
- the hflK gene encoding FtsH protease activity modulator HflK, with amino-acid sequence MDFNTPDELLGGGKKVRPVAGMPDIRKYVFPAVGGFLVLMFIFSGLYSVGPDEVGVIRRFGKYARTTNPGLHFKIPMGVEKANKVKVKYIFKEEFGFRTLKSGIKTQFSSREYFDESLMLTGDLNVLVVEWIVQFKIKDPVKLLFNIRDPRETLQNISEAVMRQTVGDDSVSEVLTTRRVEINQKVQDKLQEILDSYDSGIKVVTVKLQDVNPPDEVKPSFNAVNEAKQEKEKMINQAWEAYNKAIPAAKGQAEKTIKESEGYALKRINAAKGDAARFIDTWNAYKEAKEVTRKRLYLETMNEVLPKAGQKYIMDTSSNSILPLLKLNRAGGVQ; translated from the coding sequence ATGGATTTCAACACACCCGACGAATTGTTGGGAGGCGGGAAGAAGGTTAGGCCTGTGGCAGGGATGCCTGATATAAGGAAGTATGTGTTTCCTGCAGTGGGAGGGTTTTTGGTCCTGATGTTTATATTTTCAGGACTTTATTCAGTCGGGCCTGATGAGGTGGGCGTCATAAGGAGATTTGGAAAATATGCGCGCACCACAAATCCTGGCCTTCATTTTAAGATCCCAATGGGCGTAGAAAAGGCCAACAAGGTCAAGGTGAAATATATATTTAAGGAAGAATTTGGTTTCAGGACCTTGAAGTCAGGCATAAAGACGCAGTTTTCCTCAAGGGAATATTTTGACGAGTCGCTTATGCTTACAGGAGATCTGAATGTCCTGGTGGTCGAGTGGATAGTGCAGTTTAAGATAAAGGACCCTGTAAAACTTTTATTTAATATAAGAGATCCGCGGGAAACACTGCAGAATATCTCTGAGGCAGTGATGAGGCAGACAGTGGGCGATGATTCAGTAAGCGAGGTCCTCACCACGCGCAGGGTAGAGATAAATCAGAAAGTACAGGATAAGCTGCAGGAGATACTTGATTCTTACGATAGCGGTATTAAGGTTGTAACAGTGAAGCTACAAGACGTAAATCCTCCTGACGAGGTAAAGCCATCCTTTAATGCAGTGAACGAGGCAAAGCAGGAAAAGGAAAAGATGATAAACCAGGCCTGGGAGGCGTACAACAAGGCTATCCCTGCTGCAAAGGGCCAGGCAGAAAAGACCATTAAAGAGTCTGAAGGCTATGCGCTCAAGAGAATAAACGCGGCAAAAGGAGATGCAGCGAGATTCATAGATACGTGGAATGCGTATAAGGAGGCAAAAGAAGTCACGCGTAAAAGATTATATCTAGAGACAATGAATGAGGTATTGCCAAAGGCAGGACAGAAATACATCATGGATACATCATCTAACAGCATCTTACCTCTTCTTAAATTAAATAGGGCCGGAGGTGTACAATGA
- a CDS encoding type III PLP-dependent enzyme, with protein sequence MTQGRCSHKSQKSKHEISGTENLIKAMLKKHGSPLMIIRKSVLEKQYTRFRKCLPDVTPYYAIKANPNPAIIKTFVKLGASFDVASAAEMKLVLRLGASPSKIIFANTIKSAEDIQAARRRRVRLMTFDNEPELYKIAKHYPKARVLVRIKVANEGSQVELSLKFGADPDQAFFLLRKAKTLGLVPAGVSFHVGSQAKNVENYLQALEISAKIFEEAKKNGLPLKILDIGGGFPIQHFDNELGINFERMASQIRRQKKELFSRNVKFIAEPGRFLVGPAGLLVTQVIGRTFRNNKNYYYLNDGIYADFSGMVFDHCKYQFRTLRRGPTYLSTLAGPTCDSFDTLSMNEEIPELYVGDVVYVKNIGAYSSASAVPNFNGFPPAKIILV encoded by the coding sequence ATGACACAAGGACGATGCAGCCACAAGTCGCAAAAGTCTAAGCATGAGATAAGCGGCACAGAAAATCTCATAAAGGCGATGCTTAAAAAACATGGCTCGCCCTTAATGATAATCAGAAAGTCTGTACTTGAAAAACAGTACACCCGTTTCCGCAAATGCCTGCCAGATGTCACTCCATACTACGCGATAAAGGCAAACCCCAATCCAGCTATAATAAAAACATTCGTTAAATTAGGCGCGTCTTTTGATGTGGCAAGCGCTGCCGAGATGAAACTGGTCTTACGACTAGGCGCGTCACCTTCAAAGATCATATTTGCAAATACTATTAAATCCGCGGAAGATATACAGGCTGCCAGGCGTCGCAGGGTGAGACTTATGACATTCGACAATGAGCCAGAGCTTTATAAGATCGCGAAACACTATCCTAAGGCGCGAGTACTTGTACGTATTAAAGTAGCTAATGAGGGCAGTCAGGTAGAGCTCTCTCTTAAATTTGGCGCAGACCCTGACCAGGCATTCTTTCTTTTGCGAAAGGCAAAGACGCTGGGACTTGTGCCTGCAGGTGTAAGTTTTCATGTGGGGAGCCAGGCTAAGAATGTTGAAAACTATCTCCAGGCGCTTGAAATCTCTGCAAAGATCTTTGAAGAGGCAAAAAAGAATGGCCTTCCTTTAAAGATACTGGATATAGGCGGAGGATTCCCGATACAGCATTTTGACAATGAGTTAGGGATAAACTTTGAAAGAATGGCCTCTCAGATAAGAAGACAGAAAAAAGAACTGTTTTCTCGCAATGTAAAATTCATTGCTGAGCCAGGACGTTTTCTTGTAGGGCCTGCAGGTCTCCTTGTCACGCAGGTTATAGGAAGGACATTCCGCAACAATAAAAACTACTACTATCTAAATGACGGCATATACGCGGATTTCTCAGGCATGGTCTTTGACCACTGCAAATACCAGTTCAGGACACTCAGGAGGGGCCCAACATACCTGAGCACGCTAGCTGGCCCTACCTGTGATTCATTCGACACGCTATCCATGAATGAAGAAATACCTGAATTATACGTGGGAGATGTTGTATATGTGAAAAATATCGGGGCTTATTCATCCGCGAGCGCTGTACCAAACTTCAACGGCTTCCCGCCCGCAAAGATCATCCTGGTGTAA
- a CDS encoding DUF5661 family protein yields MSTKKHFTAEEAKLIGDKLGIKWDKFDVDQFRRGMDVELEHGIEDPATNVSNNDPLTTGKIALAHLNEFPDYYDRLEKMEEEAERFWEEKKD; encoded by the coding sequence ATGTCGACTAAGAAGCATTTTACCGCAGAAGAGGCAAAATTAATTGGCGATAAATTAGGTATTAAGTGGGACAAGTTCGATGTTGATCAGTTTAGACGAGGAATGGACGTAGAATTAGAACATGGCATTGAAGACCCTGCTACAAATGTCAGCAATAATGATCCTCTCACCACAGGAAAAATAGCATTAGCCCACCTGAATGAATTTCCAGATTATTATGATCGTCTTGAGAAGATGGAAGAAGAAGCAGAGCGATTCTGGGAAGAAAAGAAGGATTAG